From Streptomyces sp. TLI_105, the proteins below share one genomic window:
- a CDS encoding ABC transporter substrate-binding protein yields the protein MRPHRSLLTAAALSGLLLVTACGSADPAGSGKSGGLNPPDLKAPTALGKAEGEVNLIAWAGYVEDGSNDPKVDWVSAFEKQTGCQVNTKTAATSDEMVSLMKTGAYDAVSASGDASLRLIASGDAAPVNTALVPNYADVFAGLKNKEWNSVKGVAYGIPHGRGANLLMYDTEKVKPAPDSWSAVFDKASAHSGKVTAYDSPIYLADAALYLKATKPELGIKNPYALDKKQFDAAVALLKEQNAHIGEYWSDYLKEISAFKSGDSVVGTSWQVIANLAESEGAKIDAVLPKEGSTGWSDTWMVSAKAKHPACAYKWLDWIVSPKTNAQVAEYFGEAPANAKSCAETADKNHCAVFHAADEGYWKQVHFWTTPIEQCLDGRTDVRCVPYAQWVQAWTEIKG from the coding sequence GTGCGCCCGCACCGCTCCCTCCTGACCGCAGCCGCCCTCTCCGGGCTGCTCCTCGTCACCGCCTGCGGATCGGCCGACCCGGCGGGGTCCGGGAAGTCCGGCGGCCTCAACCCGCCCGACCTGAAGGCGCCGACGGCGCTCGGCAAGGCCGAGGGCGAGGTCAATCTGATCGCCTGGGCCGGATACGTCGAGGACGGCTCGAACGACCCGAAGGTCGACTGGGTCAGCGCCTTCGAGAAGCAGACCGGCTGCCAGGTCAACACCAAGACCGCCGCGACCTCCGACGAGATGGTCTCCCTGATGAAGACCGGCGCGTACGACGCCGTCTCCGCCTCCGGTGACGCCTCCCTCCGCCTCATCGCCTCCGGCGACGCCGCACCCGTGAACACCGCGCTCGTGCCGAACTACGCCGACGTCTTCGCCGGTCTCAAGAACAAGGAGTGGAACTCCGTCAAGGGCGTCGCCTACGGCATCCCGCACGGCCGCGGCGCCAACCTCCTCATGTACGACACGGAGAAGGTGAAGCCGGCTCCCGACTCCTGGTCCGCCGTCTTCGACAAGGCCTCGGCGCACAGCGGCAAGGTCACCGCCTACGACTCCCCCATCTACCTCGCGGACGCCGCCCTCTACCTCAAGGCGACCAAGCCCGAGCTGGGCATCAAGAACCCCTATGCCCTCGACAAGAAGCAGTTCGACGCCGCCGTGGCCCTGCTCAAGGAGCAGAACGCGCACATCGGCGAGTACTGGAGCGACTACCTCAAGGAGATCTCCGCCTTCAAGAGCGGAGACTCGGTCGTCGGCACCAGCTGGCAGGTGATCGCCAACCTCGCCGAGTCCGAGGGCGCGAAGATCGACGCGGTCCTGCCGAAGGAGGGCTCCACCGGCTGGTCCGACACCTGGATGGTCTCCGCCAAGGCCAAGCACCCCGCCTGCGCCTACAAGTGGCTCGACTGGATCGTCTCGCCGAAGACCAACGCGCAGGTCGCCGAGTACTTCGGAGAGGCCCCGGCCAACGCGAAGTCGTGCGCCGAGACCGCCGACAAGAACCACTGCGCCGTCTTCCACGCCGCCGACGAGGGGTACTGGAAGCAGGTCCACTTCTGGACCACGCCCATCGAGCAGTGCCTGGACGGCCGCACGGACGTCCGCTGCGTGCCGTACGCCCAGTGGGTCCAGGCCTGGACCGAGATCAAGGGCTGA